The following coding sequences are from one bacterium window:
- a CDS encoding GAF domain-containing protein, protein MELYENYIKPREIKSVIDTPIFVENELWGILKCEYTKKHDIDRQDEWFNHILALYIANLMETALAIEAKEETKNYAKKLEKYFEEVILLLSRIVEERDPYTAGHQKKVALIAA, encoded by the coding sequence ATGGAGCTTTATGAAAATTATATAAAGCCCAGAGAAATTAAATCGGTCATCGATACCCCTATATTTGTCGAAAATGAGTTGTGGGGAATTTTGAAATGTGAATATACTAAGAAGCACGATATAGATAGGCAGGATGAGTGGTTTAACCACATTCTGGCCCTTTACATCGCAAATCTGATGGAAACTGCCCTGGCAATAGAAGCAAAAGAGGAAACCAAAAATTATGCAAAAAAGCTGGAAAAATACTTTGAAGAAGTTATTTTACTCCTTTCAAGGATCGTTGAAGAACGAGACCCGTATACAGCAGGCCATCAGAAGAAGGTAGCATTGATAGCTGC
- a CDS encoding PAS domain-containing protein: protein MESKDIYYVGKDSSIHTVLKVFAEKHGLTSEIIESLEDYISALEKKQYPIFIYDLDLPAMELDDFLRLQSDLDDTPINIAVTSREVKGLDGFMLILEKEDFKKTESYLLLQYLCKNVNMLGDVIHTWKTQRELIRNLPLGMYRTTTQGKFLLGNLELLNILEVPSFEILSRLNARDFYVNSEDRERWIDLIFKNKVVKNFEFKLKTFKGNIKWIRNNARGVFKGGTLEYIEGFLSDITDEKLFREKEARLLENSLNQRLYLISLFKSSGSYIKDIESAFFEIAKNSCKVLNASRFGIWILKDGNYENKVVYNSEKNDLELEKVTFSEKVHRRYLNFFETGNTNQYTGCNTR from the coding sequence ATGGAGAGCAAAGATATTTATTATGTGGGTAAAGATTCTTCGATTCATACAGTTTTGAAAGTTTTTGCCGAAAAGCACGGCTTGACATCCGAAATAATAGAATCTCTTGAAGATTACATCAGCGCACTCGAAAAGAAACAATACCCGATATTTATTTATGACTTAGACCTCCCAGCTATGGAACTCGATGACTTCTTGAGACTCCAGAGTGATTTAGACGATACACCAATTAATATAGCGGTTACATCAAGGGAAGTGAAGGGACTCGACGGTTTTATGCTAATTTTGGAAAAAGAAGACTTTAAAAAAACAGAATCCTACCTCTTACTGCAGTATCTCTGCAAAAACGTTAACATGCTGGGAGACGTTATTCACACCTGGAAAACGCAGCGAGAACTCATACGCAATCTACCTTTAGGAATGTACAGGACTACAACACAGGGGAAATTTCTTCTTGGAAATTTAGAACTCCTTAATATTCTTGAGGTTCCGAGTTTTGAAATCCTATCGAGATTAAACGCCCGGGATTTTTACGTCAATTCAGAAGACAGAGAAAGGTGGATTGATCTGATTTTCAAAAATAAAGTGGTTAAAAATTTTGAATTCAAACTTAAAACCTTTAAAGGCAACATAAAGTGGATAAGAAATAATGCACGCGGTGTTTTTAAGGGAGGTACCCTCGAATACATTGAAGGCTTTCTCTCAGATATAACGGATGAAAAGCTTTTCAGGGAAAAAGAGGCAAGGCTTCTTGAAAACTCTCTAAACCAGAGACTATACCTTATAAGCCTTTTTAAAAGCAGTGGATCTTACATTAAAGATATTGAATCCGCTTTCTTTGAAATTGCAAAGAATTCTTGCAAAGTGCTCAATGCCAGCAGATTTGGAATATGGATCTTAAAAGATGGGAATTACGAGAACAAAGTAGTATACAACTCCGAGAAAAACGACTTAGAATTGGAAAAGGTTACCTTTAGTGAAAAAGTGCATCGCCGTTACTTAAATTTTTTTGAAACAGGGAATACAAATCAGTACACCGGATGTAACACAAGATAA